A window of Syntrophorhabdaceae bacterium genomic DNA:
ACGGCTCTCCGTCGAGGTGCGCATTCTCCTCTACCGGGCCTTCCAGCGCGATTTTCCCTTGCCCTGGGAGGAATATTTCGCCCCCTTCTTTAAAAGCGCCGGGTATCTCCCCCTCTACGAGCTTTTTGTCCTCTCCCTCAAAAGGTGGGCGGTCCTCGAGCGCTTTCCCGAGGAGGCGCCTTACTTTCTCCACCTTTGCGAGATGATAAAGAAGAGGGAGGGGCTGGGGAGCAACAACCTCACCGGTTTTCTCCAGTTCTGGAAGGGCGCGGCCGGTTCCGCCTTCGGAGATACGCGGGAGGATGACGGGCCTTTTCTCCTCAAGACTACCGAAGGGGCGAACGCGGTCAAGGTGCTCACCGTGCACAAGGCCAAGGGCCTCCAGTTCGGGGTGGTGATCCTCCCCTTTCTTAAGCTCGCGAGCTTCGGCGCTGCCGACAGGCGCGACAAGGGCAAGTTCTTCACCGCCGGCGCGGAAGGGCTGAGGCTCCTCCACATCAAGAAGGAATATGCCGAATATTCCCCTCGCCTGAAAGAGGTCTATCTCGAAAAGGAGACGGAATATCTCGTCGATGAGATCAATAACGCCTATGTGGCCTGTACCCGGGCGGAAAAGGAGCTTTACATAATCCTCGCCGATTCGGACCGGCAGAAGAATTATCTCATCGACTACGTCTTCTCCATGGAAGAGTTTGCCGATTATCGGTCTCAATCCGCTATCGAGATCGGCAGTAAGAGAGAAAGGGAAGGGATAAGACCGGCTATGGATGAAGGCCCTGCGACCCCGGAGATTTGTAAACCCGACCTTTCCATTTTCGGTCGCACCCTGGCAGCCGACTCGACCGGAAAGGGGGGCGAGATCCGATGGATGGAGAAGGTGCGGGCCAAGTTCGAGCCGCCCGAGGGCTGCTCCCGCGACCAGGTGAGGGCAAAGAGGAAAGGGGACGTGATCCACTACATCCTCTCCCTCATTACCTTCCTGCCTCCCGAGGCGGATGCCTTTCTCGTGGATGCATGCCGCCGGGGCGCGATGCGGTTCGGCCTTAACGAGCACGAGGAGGAGATCCGCCGCTTCATCACCCGCTTCTTCAGGCATGAGCCCTTCAGAAGGTTCTTCCTGCCCGGAGAAGAGGAAACCCTCGTCTACACGGAAAAAGAGCTGACCGACAGGCGGGGGGACGCCTATAAGGCCGACAGGATCATGATCTGCGGCGGGTTTGTCGACGTGATCGATTTCAAGACCGGCGAGACCCGAAGCGCGGCCCACCGGAGCCAGATCGCCAATTACGGCCGCCTCCTTCAGGAGATCCACCCGGAAAAGACGGTGCGGAAATACCTCCTCTATATTGACGAGAACAAGGTGGAGGCTTTATGAGGCCCCTCTACTCGATCCCCTTCGGGACGGACTTCATCGACGTCCTCGCCGCCTTTATCCTGAAAAGCGGCAGGCCCCTTCACGAGATCGCCGTGGTCTTCCCCGGCAAGAGGCCTGCCTTGTACCTCAGGCGGCGGCTGGCGGAGAGCCTGGCCGGTCCCTTTTATTCCCCGGCCTTTTTCTCCATCGAAGAATTCGTCGATTTTCTGGCCCTGAAGGCCTATCCCTCCTACTCGGACATCGAATACAACGACGCGATCTGGCTTCTCCACCAGGCGGTCCTCTCCCTCGACGAGTTTCACGGCCACAAGCTGGGAGGGAAAGGGTTCGACCGGTTCTACTATTGGGGACAGTATCTCTTCTCTTTTATCGACCAGATCGACGGCGAGGACGTCTCCCCCGAGAGGCTCCGCTCCCTCGAAAGGAACGCGGAGCTGGGCTACGACGTGCCGGAGAGCATCAACGACCTCCTCACCCACGTGAGCGCGCTGAGAGAGAGGTTCCATGCCATGCTCGACGAAGAAGGACTCTTCACGAGGGGCTATAAATACGTCAAGACCCTTGAGGCTTTAGACGGGCTCCCCCTCGACGAGTTCAGCCATATCTATTTTGCCGGCCCCTTCGGCCTCACGGGCGTGGAAAAAGAGATCACCCGGCGGCTCTGGAAGCGCGGCGCCTCCGACGTGATCCTGGAAGGCGACCCCGCTGAATGGCCCATCCTCAACCGCCTCGTCTCCTATTTCGGCGCGGAGGTGGAGACGATCCCCTGCGAAAGACGATCCCCTGCTGAAATTGCGTTCCATTCCGGATTCGATACCCATGCCCAGGCGCTTAAATGCCTTGAAGTGCTCGAAAAGAGCGAGCCGGGGAAGACTGCCGTCGTACTGCCCCTGTCGGAGGCCCTTTTCCCCCTTCTCACCTTTGCCGTCGATCGGGTGGAGACGCCTTATAACATATCCCTCGGCTATCCCCTGGAGCGCACGCCCGTGTTCGACCTCATCGCCAATGTGGCGGCTGCCCAGACCGCGATGCGGGAGAGGGGATATTATCCCGCCAAGTCTTACCTCGCGGTGGCTCTCCATCCCTTCGTGAAGAACCTGGGACTCGACGAGGGACTGAGAAACCTGCTCCTCACCTTGGAGAGGGCCCTCGCGGGAGACGTGTTCGGCAGCCCCGTGGCCCTTCGGGCCTTTGTCACCCTCACTGACATGGAACGGGCGGCGCGCCTGATCGCCGAGGGCGACGAGGCCGGCTCGGAGAACCTGAAAGGAGCGCTCAAGGCCCTCGTTGAGATCCACACCCTCTTTTTCCGTGCCTTTGAAAAGGCGAAGACCCTTTATGATTTTGCGGAAGGCTTGGGCCGCCTTCTCGATTTTATCCTCAGGAATACGCCGGTCCGTGCCTACGTGCTCTCGGGCGAGATATTCACCCGCGCCTTCGAGCTTCTCGACAAGATAAAGGGCGCGCGGTTCAGCCGCGAGATATTCGATCCAAGGGAGAAAGAGAACCGGCGGACCGTCTCCGATTTTCTCCTCCAGTTCCTGAAGAGCGCGAGCCTCCCCTTCGACACGCGGCCCATCGAGCCCCTCGAGATCATAGGCGTTCTTGAATCGAGGAACCTGAGCTTCGACACGGTCGTCATGCTTGATGTGAACGAAGGGGTAATGCCCCAGTCCAGGAAGATCGACCCCCTCGTGCCCCTCGGGGTCTACGACAAGCTCGGTATACCGTCTACGGAATACCAGGAGGAGATCTACCGGTACTATTTCACCCGCCTCATAGAATCGGCCCGGCACGTGCACCTCATCTATGCGGACGCGGAAGACCGGCCGAGAAGCAGGTATATCGAGCAGCTCATCTGGCAAAAGGAGAAGGCGGCAGGGGCACTCGACGTGGTCCCCGTGGACCGGACCACAGTACGGATAAGGCTCACGCCGGGAAGGGCACTTCCCGCCGTCGAAAAAGGCGACGAGGTCTGGAACGCCCTGACTACCCGCGTCTACTCGCCTTCCGATATCGACGACTATATCCGCTGCCCCGTCTTCTTTTATTTCGGGCGCATCCTCAGGTTCGAGGAGAGGAAGGAGGTCTCGGAGGAGATGGATGTCATGGACCGGGGCCACATCATCCACCAGATACTCTTTCACACATTCCTTCCTTTCAAAGAGAGGGAGATCGACCCCTCCATGTACGAGGCGCTGAAGGTATCCATGACGGACGCCCTGGAAAGGGAGTTCAGGCACCGGGTCATCACGGGTGAGTTCTACATGTTCAAGAAGCTCGCTTTCTTCAAGCTCGACGCCTTCCTGCGAAAGAACTTGGGGGAAGCCCCGGCGCCCTTTATCGTGAAGCACCTCGAAGCGCCTTTCGATTCCCCCTTCGACGCGGCCCCAATACCGGTGAGGCTCAAGGGGCGGGTGGACAGGATCGATTTCTGCCCCGGCCGGGATGAATATACCATAGTGGATTACAAAACCGGGGCCACGAGGGAGTATCCCCGGGGGCTCCTCGGGAAGACGGACTTCGATTCCATAGAGGAGATCCACCGGCGGGTTCCCAGTTTCCAGCTTCCCCTTTACGTCCATCTCCTGAGACAGAGCCTCGGCGGTCCTTCGCAAAGAATTAACGGGAAGCTCCTCTTTCTCAAGAATAACCAGGAAGAGGTGTTGTTCAAAACAGATGAGGCCGGCGAGAGAGATGCCCTCCAGGAGGGATACATGAGGGGCGTGAGTACCGTCTTTACCCATATCCTCGACAGGTCCTTATCCCTTCGGCCTTTCGACGACCTGTCCTGTGCGGTCTGTCCTTTCAATCTCCTGTGCCACGTTTCATAGAAAAGGAGGAAGACGTATGAAGAGAATCATCATTTTCAGTATGGCCGCGGCCTTTGTGATTTCAGCGGCCCGGTTCGCTCCTGCCGTGGAGAGCCGCTCCACGGACCTCGCGGAGCAGACCTCCGTCGAGGTCACGGTCTATAACAGCAACATCGGCCTTGTGAAGGACCAGAGGAAAATACCCTTTATCAAAGGCGTTCAGGAGTTGCGGTTCATGGGCGTGGCGTCCCAGATCATCCCCACGAGCGTGGGCATCAAGTCCTCCTCCCATCCCGACGGCCTCTCCGTGATCGAGCAGAATTACGAATACGACCTCCTGAATCCCGCAAAGCTCCTCGATAAGTATGTGGGCAAGGAAGTGAAGCTCGTCACCAGGAACTCCTATACGGACAAGGAAGAGATCGTGCCGGCCACG
This region includes:
- a CDS encoding PD-(D/E)XK nuclease family protein; the protein is MRPLYSIPFGTDFIDVLAAFILKSGRPLHEIAVVFPGKRPALYLRRRLAESLAGPFYSPAFFSIEEFVDFLALKAYPSYSDIEYNDAIWLLHQAVLSLDEFHGHKLGGKGFDRFYYWGQYLFSFIDQIDGEDVSPERLRSLERNAELGYDVPESINDLLTHVSALRERFHAMLDEEGLFTRGYKYVKTLEALDGLPLDEFSHIYFAGPFGLTGVEKEITRRLWKRGASDVILEGDPAEWPILNRLVSYFGAEVETIPCERRSPAEIAFHSGFDTHAQALKCLEVLEKSEPGKTAVVLPLSEALFPLLTFAVDRVETPYNISLGYPLERTPVFDLIANVAAAQTAMRERGYYPAKSYLAVALHPFVKNLGLDEGLRNLLLTLERALAGDVFGSPVALRAFVTLTDMERAARLIAEGDEAGSENLKGALKALVEIHTLFFRAFEKAKTLYDFAEGLGRLLDFILRNTPVRAYVLSGEIFTRAFELLDKIKGARFSREIFDPREKENRRTVSDFLLQFLKSASLPFDTRPIEPLEIIGVLESRNLSFDTVVMLDVNEGVMPQSRKIDPLVPLGVYDKLGIPSTEYQEEIYRYYFTRLIESARHVHLIYADAEDRPRSRYIEQLIWQKEKAAGALDVVPVDRTTVRIRLTPGRALPAVEKGDEVWNALTTRVYSPSDIDDYIRCPVFFYFGRILRFEERKEVSEEMDVMDRGHIIHQILFHTFLPFKEREIDPSMYEALKVSMTDALEREFRHRVITGEFYMFKKLAFFKLDAFLRKNLGEAPAPFIVKHLEAPFDSPFDAAPIPVRLKGRVDRIDFCPGRDEYTIVDYKTGATREYPRGLLGKTDFDSIEEIHRRVPSFQLPLYVHLLRQSLGGPSQRINGKLLFLKNNQEEVLFKTDEAGERDALQEGYMRGVSTVFTHILDRSLSLRPFDDLSCAVCPFNLLCHVS